Proteins encoded together in one Solidesulfovibrio fructosivorans JJ] window:
- a CDS encoding sigma-54 interaction domain-containing protein, whose product MRKKVQLPADPVARNLDAILDSIEDGVLITDHEGYALKVNAAYEQLTGMTKPELVGKNVEELKKAGLFNIAPITPEIVATGRPASSIQVTRDNRSMTIDGKPVRDPDGKVSLVVLYARDITLMARMRERISRQQELIETYQHQMDFFIREGGGITNFIAENSSMKRLMDLLRRVAATDAVALVLGETGVGKELFARMIHEASPRRDKPFVKVDCASIPENLIESELFGYAPGAFTGAHPKGRVGFFEMAEAGTIFLDEIGEMPLLLQSKLLRVLQDREVMPVGSSKARKINVRVIAATNRNLEAEARMGTFRSDLFFRLRVAVLEIPPLRDRPDDILPLARLFLQRFGSRYRKRATLSLEAERVLAHYNWPGNVRELENLIEGLVITCDSEITADDLPTPMRIKECLLPAAATGGPVVPAAAMGGPDVPVPVEVPTGSAVAVPMDWERPYKEVLAVFERDYLERAIDHFGSVNEAAKRLGLDRTTIFRKMKKACGE is encoded by the coding sequence TTGAGAAAAAAAGTACAATTGCCGGCTGACCCTGTGGCCCGCAACCTCGACGCCATCCTCGACAGCATCGAGGACGGCGTGCTCATCACCGACCACGAAGGGTACGCCCTCAAGGTCAACGCCGCCTACGAGCAACTCACCGGCATGACCAAGCCCGAACTCGTCGGCAAAAACGTCGAGGAGCTCAAAAAAGCCGGGCTGTTCAACATCGCGCCCATCACCCCCGAGATCGTGGCCACCGGCCGCCCGGCCTCCTCCATCCAGGTCACGCGCGACAACCGGTCCATGACCATCGACGGCAAGCCGGTGCGCGACCCGGACGGCAAGGTGAGCCTGGTCGTGCTCTACGCCCGGGACATCACGCTCATGGCCCGCATGCGCGAGCGCATCTCGCGCCAGCAGGAGCTGATCGAGACCTACCAGCACCAGATGGATTTCTTCATCCGCGAGGGTGGGGGCATCACCAACTTCATCGCCGAGAATTCGTCCATGAAGCGGCTGATGGACCTGCTGCGGCGGGTGGCGGCCACGGACGCCGTGGCGTTGGTGCTCGGCGAGACGGGGGTGGGCAAGGAGCTTTTCGCCCGCATGATCCACGAGGCGAGCCCCCGGCGCGACAAGCCGTTCGTCAAGGTGGACTGCGCCTCGATCCCGGAAAATCTCATCGAATCCGAGCTGTTCGGCTATGCCCCGGGCGCCTTTACCGGCGCGCATCCCAAGGGGCGGGTGGGCTTTTTCGAGATGGCCGAGGCCGGGACGATCTTTCTCGACGAGATCGGCGAGATGCCGCTTCTGCTCCAATCCAAGCTTTTGCGCGTGTTGCAGGACCGCGAGGTGATGCCGGTCGGCTCGAGCAAGGCGCGCAAGATCAACGTGCGGGTCATCGCGGCCACCAACCGCAACCTCGAGGCCGAGGCCCGCATGGGCACGTTTCGCAGCGACCTTTTTTTCCGGCTGCGGGTGGCGGTGCTGGAAATCCCGCCGCTTCGCGACCGGCCGGACGACATCCTGCCCCTGGCCCGGCTTTTTCTCCAGCGCTTCGGCTCGCGCTACCGCAAGCGGGCCACGTTGTCCCTCGAGGCCGAGCGGGTGCTGGCCCATTACAACTGGCCGGGCAACGTGCGCGAGCTGGAAAACCTGATCGAGGGGCTGGTCATCACTTGCGACAGCGAGATCACGGCCGACGACCTGCCGACCCCCATGCGGATCAAGGAATGCCTGCTGCCGGCGGCGGCGACCGGCGGACCGGTGGTGCCGGCGGCGGCCATGGGCGGCCCGGACGTGCCCGTGCCGGTCGAGGTCCCCACCGGATCGGCCGTGGCCGTGCCCATGGACTGGGAGCGTCCTTATAAGGAAGTGCTGGCCGTCTTCGAACGCGACTACCTGGAGCGGGCCATCGACCACTTCGGCTCGGTCAACGAGGCGGCCAAACGCCTCGGCCTCGACCGCACGACCATTTTTCGCAAAATGAAGAAGGCTTGCGGCGAGTAG
- a CDS encoding methyltransferase domain-containing protein, producing the protein MPFDAALWTRIAHDDAAIYLRPDAPDWFVPNAAGDAALLAAGDGLRPDIEASIFLERLPDNPPAPYAGRAAALPLTGLAELWLHVTDRCNLACRHCLFCSGPAATRELSTATALSRIAQARALGCRVFALTGGEPFLHPGFEAILDAALADPAAHVVVLTNGTGFGDATPGLARWPRERLHFQVSCDGLQARHDALRGAGAFTRLLADVRAARALGYGVTLSFCPTRDNLADLPGVVTVAADVGAAGLHLMWHFTVGRAEHDDQPDLDALYRSVVAAAEQAEARGLGIDNLEALATQVFAPVGTRHDGTTAGYTSVAVGPDDKLYPSPALIGVDALATPISDAAGGLEAAWRGSPVLAGLREATCAASDAPWRFILGGGDPDHSYRHSGTFSGHDPYQPLLERLATWMIARESRVVSPRLPAGRPGLALKMGEMHESCHAHGEVALAHTNCLLSIADAGSLSQIKAFYTEAAAVEKGDIVNPVHYPLDMVEHIPERYRVRGYGCGSPIADAGLSPGETMVDLGCGAGVECLIAAKKVGAKGRVIGLDMLPAMLARARTAAGATAEVLGYANAVFFQGYLEAMPLADATADCVTSNCVLNLSTRKRRLYAEIFRILKPGGRIVFSDVATETPATAAICNDPTLRGECISGTLTQKDLVAILEESGFVGIRFLRRFPYRVVQDHQFYSVTVVARKPQPAPVRRKVLYRGPFRAIVTASGEVLRAGEVKEIALHEEDRRAEAIFVLDEAGRIANPEFDAGTNSCGCGTPAEPSEEVAALLQKLPTHDRLAEFNLAPPAQQ; encoded by the coding sequence ATGCCGTTTGATGCCGCGCTTTGGACCAGGATTGCCCATGATGACGCCGCAATCTACCTGCGCCCCGACGCGCCGGACTGGTTTGTGCCCAATGCCGCCGGAGACGCCGCCTTGCTGGCGGCCGGAGACGGCCTGCGCCCCGACATTGAAGCATCTATTTTCCTGGAACGCCTGCCCGACAACCCGCCCGCGCCCTATGCCGGCCGGGCCGCCGCCCTGCCCCTGACCGGACTGGCCGAACTGTGGCTCCACGTCACGGACCGGTGCAATCTGGCCTGCCGCCACTGCCTTTTCTGCTCCGGCCCGGCCGCGACCCGCGAGTTGTCCACGGCGACGGCGCTTTCGCGCATCGCCCAGGCCAGGGCCCTCGGCTGCCGGGTGTTCGCGCTGACCGGCGGCGAACCGTTTCTCCACCCCGGCTTCGAGGCCATCCTCGACGCCGCCCTGGCCGATCCGGCCGCCCATGTGGTGGTGCTCACCAACGGCACGGGATTTGGCGACGCCACCCCGGGCCTTGCCCGCTGGCCCCGGGAGCGGCTCCATTTCCAGGTGAGCTGCGACGGCTTGCAGGCGCGCCACGACGCGCTGCGCGGCGCCGGCGCGTTCACCCGCCTTCTGGCCGATGTCCGCGCGGCCCGCGCCCTCGGCTACGGCGTGACGCTCTCCTTTTGCCCCACGCGCGACAACCTGGCCGACTTGCCGGGGGTCGTTACCGTGGCGGCGGACGTCGGCGCGGCCGGGCTCCATCTCATGTGGCATTTCACCGTGGGCCGGGCGGAACACGACGACCAGCCGGACCTGGACGCGCTCTACCGCAGCGTGGTCGCCGCGGCCGAGCAGGCCGAAGCCCGGGGGCTTGGCATCGACAATCTCGAAGCCCTGGCCACCCAGGTCTTCGCCCCGGTCGGCACGCGCCACGACGGCACCACCGCCGGCTACACGTCCGTGGCCGTGGGGCCGGACGACAAGCTCTACCCCAGCCCGGCGCTCATCGGCGTGGACGCCCTGGCCACGCCCATAAGCGACGCGGCCGGCGGCCTGGAAGCGGCCTGGAGGGGCAGCCCGGTGCTGGCCGGCCTGCGCGAGGCCACCTGCGCCGCGTCCGACGCGCCCTGGCGCTTCATTCTCGGCGGCGGCGACCCGGACCACTCCTACCGGCACAGCGGCACGTTTTCGGGCCATGATCCCTATCAGCCGCTGCTCGAGCGGTTGGCCACCTGGATGATCGCGCGCGAATCCCGGGTCGTTTCCCCGCGACTGCCCGCCGGGCGGCCGGGGCTTGCGCTCAAGATGGGCGAGATGCACGAAAGCTGCCATGCCCACGGCGAGGTGGCCCTGGCCCACACCAACTGCCTGCTGTCCATCGCCGACGCCGGCAGCCTGTCGCAGATCAAGGCTTTCTACACCGAGGCGGCGGCGGTGGAAAAAGGCGACATCGTCAACCCGGTCCACTATCCGCTGGACATGGTGGAGCATATCCCCGAGCGCTACCGGGTGCGTGGCTACGGCTGCGGCTCGCCCATCGCCGACGCCGGGCTCTCCCCTGGCGAGACCATGGTGGACCTCGGCTGCGGGGCCGGGGTGGAATGCCTGATCGCCGCCAAAAAGGTGGGCGCGAAAGGCCGGGTCATCGGCCTGGACATGCTGCCGGCCATGCTGGCCCGGGCGCGCACGGCGGCGGGGGCCACGGCCGAGGTTCTGGGCTATGCCAACGCGGTCTTTTTCCAGGGCTACCTGGAGGCCATGCCCCTTGCCGACGCCACGGCCGATTGCGTGACGTCCAACTGCGTGCTCAACCTCTCCACGCGAAAGCGCCGGCTCTACGCCGAGATTTTCCGCATCTTGAAGCCCGGCGGGCGCATCGTCTTTTCCGACGTGGCCACGGAAACACCGGCCACGGCCGCCATCTGCAACGACCCGACGCTTCGCGGCGAGTGCATCTCCGGGACGCTGACGCAAAAGGACCTCGTCGCCATCCTGGAGGAATCCGGGTTCGTCGGCATCCGCTTTCTGCGGCGCTTCCCGTATCGCGTGGTGCAGGACCACCAGTTCTACTCGGTCACGGTGGTGGCGCGAAAGCCGCAGCCCGCGCCCGTGCGGCGCAAGGTGCTCTACCGGGGGCCGTTTAGGGCCATCGTCACGGCCTCGGGCGAGGTGTTGCGGGCGGGCGAGGTGAAGGAAATCGCGCTCCATGAGGAAGACCGGCGCGCGGAGGCGATTTTCGTGTTGGACGAGGCGGGCCGCATCGCCAATCCGGAATTCGACGCCGGGACCAATTCCTGCGGCTGCGGCACGCCGGCCGAACCGTCGGAGGAAGTCGCCGCGCTGCTGCAAAAGCTCCCCACCCACGACAGACTCGCCGAATTCAACCTCGCCCCGCCGGCACAGCAATAG
- a CDS encoding iron-sulfur cluster assembly scaffold protein, whose protein sequence is MTAPETITTVLPIVAPLTRYTVEGVSECSPCGRAIKVQLLIENDVIIDAGGAVESCNFTRECTAALLATVIGMNVYDAQAVSTEDFQPRMTSVVEHLGCDNWPVAALRIALRNYRLQEAA, encoded by the coding sequence ATGACCGCTCCCGAAACCATCACCACGGTTCTTCCGATCGTAGCCCCCCTGACCCGGTACACCGTCGAAGGCGTGAGCGAATGCTCCCCCTGCGGCCGGGCCATCAAGGTGCAGCTGCTCATCGAAAACGACGTGATCATCGATGCCGGCGGGGCGGTCGAAAGCTGCAATTTCACCCGCGAGTGCACCGCCGCCCTGCTCGCCACCGTGATCGGCATGAACGTCTACGACGCCCAGGCCGTCTCCACCGAAGATTTCCAGCCGCGCATGACCAGCGTCGTCGAACACCTCGGCTGCGACAACTGGCCCGTGGCCGCGCTTCGCATCGCGCTGCGCAACTACCGCCTTCAGGAAGCGGCCTAG
- a CDS encoding MFS transporter, which translates to MKNTNASFAKYGSLAMLMVAQIGTCGDNSTMNLITNALIGSFQATMNQIQLANIIYSLVTGALMMFGGMLGLAIGWKKNYIIGSVILVVGEISLALAPNMVFLCWVSRVLCGLGAALLVPSILGLCVVLYEGKDRALAFGSMGAATGLSSILIPPLAGYVISGAGWRWAFAGLAAYFAVEALLAQVILPEDKKSDSGIRLDYRGAILAAVGLLGLIYGITQISVWGMIRPIYAPFVVFGMSPALLVVLAGGVFLVWLYFFERNVEKRYQSCLLPSSYTSTSQVRDGLLLTSYLYICFGTVGFLVVTWAQLVAGYTPTASGLLTIAMAVPMILFSMGIPKLCYNISPHSICKSGIVITGLGCLCLWIGVNIKGINDWFIVGLFLLGAGQGFVASQSSMIIAQAVNARDAAQSGGIQASTRNVGQALGVAVIGMVLLFSLSGAFKYNIEQLPITPALKREAQRVKMYQLQSDHDFEALLVKHAIPAQDTPRIMSAYREARLTAMRRAIGALFVVVVLHLFGLGAVPRAPFSQQR; encoded by the coding sequence ATGAAGAATACGAACGCTTCATTTGCCAAGTATGGTTCGCTGGCCATGCTTATGGTGGCTCAAATAGGAACCTGCGGCGACAATTCCACAATGAACCTGATCACGAACGCCTTGATCGGATCGTTCCAGGCGACAATGAACCAGATCCAGCTGGCCAATATCATCTATTCGCTCGTCACCGGGGCGCTGATGATGTTCGGCGGCATGCTTGGCTTGGCCATCGGCTGGAAGAAGAATTACATCATCGGTTCAGTCATATTGGTCGTTGGCGAAATCTCTCTCGCCCTCGCGCCCAATATGGTTTTTCTTTGCTGGGTCAGCAGGGTGTTGTGCGGCCTTGGCGCGGCGTTGCTTGTGCCCTCGATACTGGGACTTTGCGTCGTGCTCTATGAAGGCAAGGATCGGGCGCTGGCCTTCGGCAGCATGGGGGCGGCCACCGGACTCTCCTCGATTCTCATCCCCCCCCTGGCCGGATACGTCATCAGCGGGGCGGGCTGGCGCTGGGCCTTCGCGGGACTCGCCGCCTACTTCGCCGTGGAGGCGCTCCTCGCCCAGGTCATCCTCCCGGAGGATAAAAAATCCGATTCCGGGATCAGGCTCGATTACCGTGGGGCGATTCTGGCGGCCGTGGGACTGCTCGGCCTGATCTACGGCATCACGCAAATCTCGGTCTGGGGGATGATCCGTCCGATCTACGCGCCCTTTGTCGTCTTCGGCATGTCGCCGGCCCTGCTCGTCGTGTTGGCCGGGGGGGTGTTTCTGGTCTGGCTGTATTTTTTCGAAAGAAATGTCGAAAAGCGGTACCAGTCGTGCCTGCTTCCCTCGTCCTATACCAGCACCAGCCAGGTCCGCGACGGCCTGCTTTTGACCAGCTATCTGTACATCTGCTTCGGCACGGTGGGATTTCTGGTGGTCACCTGGGCGCAGCTGGTCGCCGGCTATACGCCCACCGCCTCGGGCCTGCTCACCATCGCCATGGCCGTGCCGATGATTTTGTTTTCGATGGGCATCCCGAAGCTGTGCTACAACATCTCGCCGCACAGCATTTGCAAAAGCGGCATCGTCATCACCGGGCTCGGCTGTCTCTGCCTGTGGATCGGCGTGAATATCAAGGGAATAAACGACTGGTTCATCGTCGGACTCTTCTTGCTCGGAGCGGGACAAGGCTTTGTCGCCTCCCAGTCCTCCATGATCATCGCCCAGGCGGTCAATGCCCGCGACGCCGCCCAATCGGGCGGCATACAGGCCTCGACGCGCAACGTGGGGCAGGCCCTGGGCGTCGCCGTGATCGGCATGGTGCTTCTTTTCTCCTTAAGCGGCGCCTTCAAATACAACATCGAGCAATTGCCGATCACCCCGGCCCTGAAGCGGGAAGCCCAGCGGGTGAAGATGTATCAGCTGCAATCCGACCACGATTTTGAAGCGCTTCTGGTGAAGCACGCGATACCAGCCCAGGATACGCCGCGGATCATGAGCGCCTACCGCGAGGCCCGGCTGACGGCCATGCGGCGGGCCATCGGGGCGCTGTTCGTGGTGGTCGTTTTGCACCTCTTCGGCCTTGGCGCGGTGCCGCGCGCGCCCTTTTCCCAGCAGCGCTAA
- a CDS encoding acyltransferase family protein, with protein MPSLLSLAKPPLGPVRDPIDPDVSARIDVLRAILIGLIVLCHGGRWIGGSVPLASPVVTFVLAMINQGLDCAVIPLFFAISGFLLLRKLEATPAAYGRLLRGKVIAIGVPLLIFNGIWIAWLLGVGSIPFFASKSFVLNAGIVQKLLGIGTPPLNYPLWFLRDLLFVFAATPLFLVFFRWLPLGGLVLLGLWWFLGAPDQDYSLPGFFFAFYAGGLLVRMRVNLRDTAGWDRYVLPLFAGFLVVLGLQPWLGLDAPAQAGLNKAYQIVGVAAFWCISRQRWVKGSRMLHRMAAMSFFVFLTHEPTVSVSQALLMRVWQPASTLGQLVAYPAVGLAAIVGLSLLGWGLALYVPRLFSVLTGAPLRLRFAKPSPEPRVRAGDGPAASEPAKR; from the coding sequence TTGCCTTCCCTTCTTTCCCTCGCCAAACCGCCCCTCGGCCCCGTGCGTGATCCCATCGACCCGGATGTCTCCGCGCGCATCGACGTGTTGCGCGCCATCCTCATCGGCCTGATCGTGCTGTGCCACGGCGGCCGGTGGATCGGCGGCAGCGTGCCTCTCGCCTCGCCCGTCGTCACCTTCGTCCTGGCCATGATCAACCAGGGCTTGGACTGCGCGGTCATTCCGCTTTTTTTCGCCATCTCGGGTTTTCTGCTTTTGCGCAAGCTCGAGGCGACGCCCGCGGCCTATGGCCGGTTGTTGCGCGGCAAGGTCATCGCCATCGGCGTGCCGCTGCTTATTTTCAACGGCATCTGGATCGCCTGGCTGCTGGGCGTTGGCAGCATTCCGTTTTTCGCTTCCAAAAGCTTCGTTCTCAACGCCGGCATTGTGCAAAAGCTTCTCGGCATCGGCACGCCGCCGCTCAACTATCCGTTGTGGTTCTTGCGCGACTTGCTTTTTGTCTTTGCGGCCACCCCCCTGTTTTTGGTGTTTTTCCGCTGGCTGCCCCTGGGGGGGCTGGTGTTGCTCGGGCTTTGGTGGTTTCTGGGCGCGCCGGACCAGGATTACTCCCTGCCGGGGTTTTTCTTCGCCTTTTACGCCGGCGGGCTTTTGGTCAGGATGCGGGTCAACCTGCGCGATACGGCCGGTTGGGACAGGTATGTGCTGCCTCTGTTCGCCGGTTTTCTCGTCGTGCTCGGATTGCAGCCGTGGCTTGGGCTCGATGCGCCTGCCCAGGCGGGCCTCAACAAGGCGTACCAAATCGTGGGCGTGGCCGCGTTCTGGTGCATCTCGCGCCAGCGGTGGGTCAAGGGCAGCCGGATGCTGCACCGCATGGCGGCCATGAGCTTTTTCGTGTTCCTCACCCATGAGCCCACGGTGTCCGTCTCGCAGGCCTTGCTCATGCGGGTGTGGCAACCCGCCTCCACACTGGGCCAGCTTGTCGCCTATCCCGCGGTCGGGCTTGCGGCCATTGTGGGGCTTTCGCTGCTCGGCTGGGGGCTGGCGCTGTATGTGCCGAGGCTTTTTTCGGTGTTGACCGGCGCGCCGTTGCGGCTGCGTTTCGCCAAGCCTTCGCCTGAGCCGCGTGTACGGGCTGGCGACGGCCCCGCCGCCAGCGAACCGGCGAAGCGGTAG
- the leuS gene encoding leucine--tRNA ligase, with protein MSKYVPEDVEKKWQAIWEEGGHFKVEADPSRPKYYVLEMFPYPSGRIHMGHVRNYCIGDVVARFKRMEGNNVLHPMGWDAFGMPAENAAIKHKLHPAAWTLSNIESMRTQIKRLGYSYDWRRELATCHPDYYVHEQRFFLKLLEKGLVYRKYSPQNWCETCGTVLANEQVIDGCCWRCDQPVVQKDLEQWFLRITAYAEELLDDLAQLVGGWPERVLTMQRNWIGKSVGAELTFKLAEPVEGADSVKVFTTRPDTLFGATFMSLAAEHPLVQKLIKGKPQETAVNAFVESVRNMDRIVRGADDLEKEGVFTGASCINPATGKPIPIYVANFVLMGYGTGAVMAVPAHDQRDFEFARKYDLPLKVVIAPEGETLDPAAMEAAYSDPGKLVDSGEFTGLPNEEAKGKIIDWLAETGRGTKSVNYRLRDWNISRQRYWGAPIPVIYCDKCGVAPVPEKDLPVELPRDLSLLPDGRSPLPVSKSFTDVACPVCGGPARRETDTLDTFFESSWYFIRFASARDRDRPFDPEATKYWLPVDQYIGGIEHAILHLLYSRFFVKALRDLGYLTFDEPFANLLTQGMVIKDGSKMSKSKGNVVDPDDMIAKYGADTVRVFILFAAPPEKDLDWSDTGIEGASRFLSRLWRLVTEELAAVLSPVAACAPAGELGQGGLPELFAELRRREHATAAKAGADIRERFQFNTAIAAAMELVNFLYANVETLKSEPKGAKAVSSAVATLLTVLSPIAPHICEELWQQIGHKTLLLDQPWPTHDPAALVTDEVEVVVQVNGKLRGKVCVARDASKADLEKAALADANVAKHLDGKTVRKVIVVPGKLVNVVVG; from the coding sequence ATGAGCAAGTACGTGCCCGAGGACGTCGAGAAAAAATGGCAGGCCATCTGGGAGGAAGGCGGCCACTTCAAGGTGGAGGCCGATCCCTCCCGCCCCAAGTACTACGTCCTCGAAATGTTCCCCTACCCTTCCGGGCGCATCCACATGGGGCATGTGCGCAACTATTGCATTGGCGACGTGGTGGCGCGCTTCAAGCGCATGGAAGGCAACAACGTCCTGCACCCCATGGGCTGGGACGCCTTCGGCATGCCGGCCGAAAACGCGGCCATCAAGCACAAGCTGCACCCCGCCGCCTGGACGCTCTCCAACATCGAGTCCATGCGCACGCAGATCAAGCGCCTTGGCTATTCCTACGACTGGCGCCGGGAGCTGGCCACCTGCCATCCCGACTACTACGTCCATGAGCAGCGCTTTTTCCTAAAGCTTTTGGAAAAAGGCCTCGTCTACCGCAAATATTCGCCCCAGAACTGGTGCGAGACCTGCGGCACGGTGCTGGCCAACGAGCAGGTCATCGACGGCTGCTGCTGGCGCTGCGACCAGCCGGTGGTGCAAAAGGACCTGGAGCAGTGGTTTTTGCGCATAACCGCCTATGCCGAGGAGCTGCTCGACGACCTGGCCCAGCTCGTCGGCGGCTGGCCCGAGCGCGTGCTCACCATGCAGCGCAACTGGATCGGCAAGTCGGTTGGCGCGGAGCTGACCTTCAAGCTGGCCGAGCCCGTCGAGGGGGCCGATTCCGTAAAGGTCTTCACCACCCGCCCGGACACGCTGTTTGGGGCCACCTTCATGAGCCTGGCCGCCGAGCATCCGCTGGTGCAAAAGCTTATCAAGGGCAAGCCCCAGGAAACGGCGGTCAACGCCTTCGTCGAATCCGTGCGCAACATGGACCGCATCGTGCGCGGGGCCGACGATCTGGAAAAGGAAGGCGTTTTCACCGGGGCCTCCTGCATCAACCCGGCGACCGGAAAGCCCATCCCCATCTACGTGGCCAACTTCGTGCTCATGGGCTACGGCACGGGCGCGGTCATGGCCGTTCCGGCCCATGACCAGCGCGACTTCGAGTTCGCCCGCAAGTACGACCTGCCGCTTAAGGTCGTCATCGCGCCCGAGGGCGAAACCCTCGATCCGGCCGCCATGGAGGCCGCCTACAGCGATCCGGGCAAACTCGTCGATTCCGGCGAGTTCACCGGCCTGCCAAACGAAGAGGCCAAGGGCAAAATCATCGACTGGCTGGCCGAAACCGGACGCGGCACCAAAAGCGTCAACTACCGGCTTCGCGACTGGAACATCTCGCGCCAGCGCTACTGGGGCGCGCCCATTCCGGTCATCTACTGCGACAAATGCGGCGTGGCGCCGGTGCCGGAAAAGGATCTGCCCGTGGAGCTGCCGCGCGACCTGTCGCTTTTGCCCGACGGCCGCTCGCCGCTTCCGGTGTCCAAGTCCTTTACCGACGTTGCCTGCCCGGTCTGCGGCGGCCCGGCCCGGCGTGAAACGGACACCCTTGACACCTTTTTCGAGTCCTCGTGGTATTTCATCCGCTTCGCTTCGGCGAGGGACCGGGACCGGCCCTTCGATCCCGAGGCCACCAAGTACTGGCTGCCCGTGGACCAGTACATCGGCGGCATCGAGCACGCCATTTTGCACCTGCTCTACTCGCGCTTTTTCGTCAAAGCGCTGCGCGACCTGGGCTACCTCACCTTCGACGAGCCTTTCGCCAACCTGCTGACCCAGGGCATGGTCATCAAGGACGGCTCGAAAATGAGCAAGTCCAAGGGCAACGTGGTGGACCCCGACGATATGATCGCCAAGTACGGGGCCGACACGGTGCGGGTGTTCATCCTTTTCGCCGCGCCGCCGGAAAAGGACCTGGACTGGAGCGACACGGGCATCGAGGGCGCGTCGCGGTTCCTTTCGCGGCTGTGGCGGCTGGTGACCGAGGAGCTTGCGGCGGTCCTGTCGCCGGTCGCGGCCTGCGCGCCGGCCGGGGAACTCGGCCAGGGCGGCCTGCCGGAACTCTTCGCCGAACTGCGGCGTCGCGAGCATGCCACGGCGGCCAAGGCCGGGGCGGACATCCGCGAACGGTTCCAGTTCAACACCGCCATCGCGGCGGCCATGGAGCTGGTCAATTTCCTGTATGCCAACGTGGAGACGCTGAAATCCGAGCCCAAGGGGGCCAAGGCCGTCTCCTCGGCCGTGGCCACGCTTCTGACCGTGCTTTCGCCCATCGCGCCGCACATCTGCGAGGAGCTGTGGCAGCAAATCGGACACAAGACGCTGCTGCTCGACCAACCCTGGCCGACCCATGATCCGGCCGCCCTGGTCACCGACGAGGTGGAAGTGGTGGTGCAGGTCAACGGCAAGCTGCGCGGCAAGGTGTGCGTGGCGCGCGACGCGTCCAAGGCGGACCTGGAAAAGGCGGCGCTGGCCGACGCCAACGTGGCCAAGCACCTCGACGGCAAGACCGTGCGCAAGGTCATCGTGGTGCCCGGCAAGCTGGTCAACGTGGTTGTCGGGTAG
- a CDS encoding calcium:proton antiporter, translated as MTKTSLFPRWTVAAPVVAWALLAGVLLGLGGSVYAAVLMAGLLWSVFAGVHHAEVVAHRVGEPFGSLVLAVAVTIIEVALIVSLMVAGGPEASGLARDTVFAAVMIILNAIVGLCLLEGGVLHKEQVFRADGVRAALTTLVAISVLTLILPNYTTSVPGPVYSKAQLVFIAIVSAILYGTFLLVQNVRHRCYFLAEGDGAGDDVHAAPPSTRGAFFAAGLLLGCLGAVVLLAKALAPTLEAVTEAIGAPTSFVGVIIAAIVLLPEGTAAVRAAHCNRLQTSLNLALGSALASIGLTIPAVALVSLVTGMPLSLGIDMKATVLFILSLFVSVLSLGTGRTTILQGAVLLVIFGVYVLTAIVP; from the coding sequence ATGACGAAAACCAGCCTGTTTCCGCGTTGGACGGTGGCGGCTCCGGTCGTTGCCTGGGCGCTTTTGGCCGGGGTGCTGCTTGGCCTTGGCGGCTCCGTCTATGCCGCTGTGCTCATGGCCGGGCTTTTGTGGAGCGTCTTTGCCGGCGTGCACCATGCCGAGGTCGTGGCCCATCGGGTGGGTGAGCCGTTCGGGTCCCTGGTGCTGGCCGTTGCGGTCACCATCATCGAGGTGGCGCTCATCGTTTCGCTCATGGTGGCCGGGGGGCCTGAGGCCTCGGGGCTGGCGCGGGACACGGTGTTCGCGGCGGTGATGATCATTTTAAACGCCATTGTCGGCTTGTGCCTGCTCGAGGGCGGGGTGTTGCACAAGGAGCAGGTCTTTCGCGCCGACGGCGTGCGGGCCGCGCTGACGACGCTCGTCGCCATCTCCGTTTTGACGCTGATTTTGCCCAACTACACCACGAGCGTGCCCGGCCCGGTCTACAGCAAGGCGCAGCTCGTTTTTATCGCCATTGTCTCGGCGATCCTCTACGGCACCTTTCTGCTGGTCCAGAATGTGCGGCACCGCTGCTATTTTCTGGCCGAGGGCGATGGCGCGGGCGATGACGTCCATGCCGCGCCGCCGTCCACGCGAGGCGCGTTTTTCGCCGCCGGGCTGCTTCTCGGATGTCTGGGGGCGGTGGTGCTTTTGGCCAAGGCGCTGGCCCCGACCCTGGAGGCGGTGACGGAGGCCATCGGCGCGCCCACGTCTTTCGTCGGCGTGATCATCGCGGCCATCGTGCTGCTGCCCGAGGGCACGGCGGCGGTGCGGGCGGCGCACTGCAACCGGTTGCAGACGAGCCTCAACCTGGCGCTGGGGTCGGCGTTGGCCAGCATCGGCCTGACGATTCCGGCCGTGGCCCTGGTGTCGCTCGTCACCGGCATGCCGCTGTCGCTCGGCATCGACATGAAGGCGACGGTGCTTTTCATCTTGTCGCTTTTCGTTTCGGTGCTGTCCCTCGGCACCGGGCGCACCACGATTTTGCAGGGCGCGGTGCTGCTGGTGATTTTCGGGGTCTACGTGCTGACGGCGATTGTTCCGTAA